In the Solanum pennellii chromosome 5, SPENNV200 genome, one interval contains:
- the LOC107020239 gene encoding phenylalanine--tRNA ligase, chloroplastic/mitochondrial: MALSLAKSTFFSNPTSYFPKNGIRSFGFLVPFSSFSTSSPFPAVDGVHGHKKRQSSVVASALDLGGVKISKDEIVRDDPTNNIPDTIFAKLGMQLHRRNQHPLGILKNAIYDYFDTNYPDKFDKFDDLCPIVSVTQNFDEVLVPADHISRSYNDTYYVDSQTVLRCHTSAHQAELLRNGHTHFLVTGDVYRRDSIDSTHYPVFHQMEGVRVFAPNDWEGSGTDATSHAAEDLKKCLEGLARHLFGGVEMRWVDTYFPFTSPSFELEIYFQDQWMEVLGCGVTEQEILKRSGRTDNVAWAFGLGLERLAMVLFDIPDIRLFWSTDERFTSQFSSGRLGLKFKPFSKYPPCYKDMSFWISDSFTENNLCEVVRGIAGDLAEEVKLIDNFTNKKGMTSHCYRIAYRSMERSLTDEEINDLQWKVREQVENKLKVVLR, from the exons ATGGCTCTTTCATTAGCTAAATCCACTTTCTTCTCTAATCCCACTTCGTATTTCCCCAAGAATGGCATTCGAAGCTTTGGATTTCTTgttcctttctcctctttttctaCTTCTTCTCCGTTTCCTGCAGTAGATGGAGTCCACGGTCACAAGAAGAGGCAATCATCAGTAGTAGCCTCTGCTCTCGATCTTGGTGGAGTCAAGATTTCAAAAGATG AAATAGTAAGGGATGACCCCACAAATAATATTCCAGATACAATATTTGCAAAGCTTGGAATGCAGCTTCATAGGAGAAACCAACATCCACTTGGTATCCTTAAGAATGCGATCtatgattattttgacacaaaCTATCCAGATAAGTTTGACAAGTTTGATGATTTGTGCCCAATAGTTTCTGTTACACAG AACTTTGATGAAGTCTTGGTACCTGCTGATCACATTAGCAGGAGTTACAATGACACATATTATGTGGATTCTCAAACTGTCCTAAGGTGCCACACAAGTGCACATCAAGCTGAGCTACTGAGGAATGGACACACACATTTTCTTGTTACTGGAGATGTGTACCGTAGAGATTCTATCGACTCAACTCACTATCCTGTATTCCATCAG ATGGAGGGTGTACGGGTCTTTGCCCCAAATGATTGGGAGGGTTCAGGTACTGATGCAACGTCACATGCTGCGGAAGATCTGAAGAAATGTCTTGAGGGTTTGGCTCGACATCTATTTG GTGGGGTGGAAATGCGCTGGGTTGACACTTATTTCCCCTTTACTAGTCCATCATTTGAACTGGAGATATATTTTCAG GATCAATGGATGGAAGTTTTGGGTTGTGGAGTGACAGAACaagaaatattgaaaagaaGCGGGAGAACAGACAATGTTGCTTGGGCATTTGGGCTTGGATTGGAGCGCTTGGCTATGGTTTTATTTGATATTCCAGATATTCGACTGTTCTGGTCAACTGATGAGCGGTTCACTTCTCAA TTTTCTAGCGGCCGGCTCGGGTTGAAGTTTAAGCCATTTTCCAAG TATCCACCTTGTTATAAAGATATGAGTTTCTGGATCAGTGATTCATTTACCGAGAACAATCTCTGTGAAGTTGTTAGAGGAATCGCTGGAGACCTTGCCGAGGAG GTGAAACTGATAGACAACTTCACCAATAAGAAAGGAATGACAAGTCATTGCTATCGGATAGCTTATCGGTCCATGGAACGTTCACTTACAGACGAGGAAATAAACGATCTGCAG TGGAAAGTGAGAGAACAGGTGGAGAACAAGTTAAAGGTTGTCCTAAGATGA
- the LOC107020238 gene encoding acyl carrier protein 2, mitochondrial-like: protein MAAKNALLKYLRVESRLPQQLQLQNHRFIGTPFVQLFKRHFSEEVRGSFLDKSEVTDRVICCVKNFPKLDPSKVTPNAHFQNDLGLDSLDTVEIVMALEEEFAFEIPDNEADKISSIDLAVAFIASHPQAK from the exons ATGGCGGCCAAGAACGCATTGTTGAAGTACCTTAGAGTTGAATCTCGTCTTCCACAACAATTACAATTGCAAAATCATAGATTTATTGGAACCCCATTTGTCCAATTGTTCAAACGTCACTTCTCAGAGGAAGTTAGGGGGTCATTTCTTGATAAGTCTGAAGTGACAGATCGTGTCATTTGTTGTGTCAAGAACTTCCCAAAACTCGACCCAtcaaag GTTACTCCAAATGCCCACTTCCAGAATGATCTTGGTTTAGATAGTTTAGATACTGTGGAAATTGTTATGGCCCTTGAAGAAGAGTTTGCGTTTGAGATTCCTGACAATGAAGCTGATAAGATTAGCTCCATTGATCTAGCTGTTGCTTTCATTGCATCTCACCCCCAGGCTAAGTGA
- the LOC107020237 gene encoding aspartate--tRNA ligase 2, cytoplasmic, whose protein sequence is MESEKPQNPSPMEPQEEGSNKISKKEAAKLERQRRRQEAAAAAAATAVSTVSIEESDPLSGNYGDVELNDLQSKAVTGRKWTEVGSIAPEMKDQVVLVRGRVQTIRPVGKKIAFVVVRERGFTVQCVLTVKPELVSSQMVKYATSLSKESIIDVEGVVTIPEKPITGATQQQVEVQISKLYCVNRAVPTLPINIEDAARSEVEIEQALEKGEQLVRVNQDTRLNFRILDMRTPANQGIFRIQCQIENIFRQFLLSEGFVGIHTPKLIGGSSEGGSAVFRLDYKGQPACLAQSPQLHKQMAICGDFGRVFEVGPVFRAEDSFTHRHLCEFTGLDVEMEIKEHYSEVMDIVDRLFVAMFDSLNEKCKKELEAVGKQYPFEPLKYLRKTLRLTFAEGIQMLKEAGVEVDPLGDLNTESERKLGQLVADKYGTEFYILHKYPQAVRPFYTMPCHDNPSYSNSFDVFIRGEEIISGAQRVHVPELLEKRAGECGIDVKTISTYIDSFRYGAPPHGGFGVGLERVVMLFCALNNIRKTSLFPRDPQRIVP, encoded by the exons ATGGAGTCGGAGAAACCCCAAAATCCATCTCCAATGGAACCACAAGAAGAAGGCAGCAACAAAATCTCCAAAAAAGAAGCCGCCAAGCTGGAGCGTCAGCGCCGCCGTCAAGAGGCAGCCGCCGCCGCCGCCGCCACTGCTGTCTCCACCGTCTCCATTGAAGAATCTGATCCACTTTCCGGAAACTACGGTGATGTAGAGCTGAACGATCTGCAATCTAAGGCCGTGACGGGTCGAAAGTGGACTGAAGTTGGGTCCATCGCGCCAGAAATGAAGGACCAGGTGGTCCTGGTTCGGGGGAGGGTACAGACGATTCGTCCTGTTGGGAAAAAGATAGCTTTTGTGGTTGTGAGGGAACGAGGATTTACGGTGCAGTGTGTATTGACTGTGAAGCCTGAATTGGTTAGTTCACAAATGGTGAAATATGCTACTAGTTTGAGCAAAGAGTCCATTATTGATGTTGAAGGTGTTGTTACAATACCAGAGAAGCCAATTACTGGTGCCACTCAACAACAG GTGGAAGTTCAAATAAGCAAACTTTATTGTGTCAACAGGGCTGTGCCCACTCTACCGATTAATATTGAGGATGCTGCTAGAAGCGAGGTGGAGATAGAACAAGCTTTAGAG AAAGGAGAGCAGCTTGTTCGTGTAAATCAGGATACTCGCTTAAACTTCAGAATACTAGACATGCGCACACCTGCAAATCAAGGAATCTTCCGCATTCAATGTCAAATCGAAAAT ATATTCAGGCAGTTTTTGCTCTCTGAAGGATTTGTAGGAATCCACACTCCAAAATTGATTGGAGGGTCTAGTGAAGGAGGTTCAGCTGTTTTCCGATTAGATTATAAAGGTCAACCTGCATGTCTGGCGCAGTCACCTCAACTTCACAAACAAATGGCAATATGTGGTGATTTTGGCCGTGTATTTGAAGTAGGCCCCGTCTTTCGGGCAGAAGATTCTTTTACACATAGACATCTGTGCGAGTTTACAGGTCTTGATGTTGAAATGGAGATCAAGGAACATTATTCAGAG GTCATGGATATTGTTGACCGCTTATTTGTGGCCATGTTTGATAGCTTGAATGAGAAATGCAAAAAGGAACTTGAAGCCGTTGGAAAGCAATACCCTTTTGAACCTCTGAAG TATTTGCGAAAGACCTTACGACTTACATTTGCTGAGGGGATTCAAATGCTAAAG GAAGCTGGTGTTGAAGTTGATCCTCTTGGGGACCTAAATACAGAATCAGAAAGAAAGCTTGGGCAGCTTGTTGCGGACAA gTATGGAACTGAATTCTATATACTTCACAAGTACCCACAGGCTGTTCGTCCATTCTATACCATGCCTTGTCATGACAATCCATCTTACAGCAATTCTTTTGATGTCTTTATCAGAG GGGAGGAAATTATCTCAGGAGCTCAGCGTGTCCATGTTCCTGAACTCTTGGAAAAACGTGCCGGAGAATGTGGAATTGATGTGAAGACAATATCAACATACATTGATTCTTTCCG GTATGGTGCTCCTCCCCATGGTGGATTTGGAGTCGGATTGGAGCGTGTGGTGATGCTTTTCTGTGCTCTCAATAACATTCGCAAGACATCACTTTTCCCTCGCGACCCACAAAGGATTGTCCCATGA